The following coding sequences lie in one Harpia harpyja isolate bHarHar1 chromosome W unlocalized genomic scaffold, bHarHar1 primary haplotype SUPER_W_unloc_1, whole genome shotgun sequence genomic window:
- the KPTN gene encoding LOW QUALITY PROTEIN: KICSTOR complex protein kaptin (The sequence of the model RefSeq protein was modified relative to this genomic sequence to represent the inferred CDS: deleted 2 bases in 1 codon) yields the protein MAGRCPLVEDSFSRLASQSNVYGLAALEGGEGPGGLLAAVLKGKVIYFRYHDLRQRLRPVARELQFTYIPVDAKMVSIDSFPKLPPQCSLVVGITFIKDSGDKASPFLNIYCNYEPSSGYNLNSVAHNCLNLELQFTLFQLCYTEVCIGDKPKTVFLLSRNNLSVRLYKENEGSRQFEEQPVQHLFPELQDLPSNVLWLDVCNIPGAGQHITAFGCQSGYVRVARVDQASRAVLQSRSIQQDGPLSKVLVFLLPSELGAGTAQDGDAIATQGYSVLVTSTIELSVVYRDILTNGLGNQLILPASDQYDSVLCALVTDVDFDGACEIFLGTYEQELFCYKYTSTAGNPPGEFRLLWTRRFPSPLLSMLYTNLTADGLCELAIVCLKGLHVLQQHSLEPMAWRILERLQVEAERRAWCGVVVE from the exons ATGGCTGGTCGGTGCCCGCTGGTGGAGGACAGCTTCAGCCGGCTGGCCTCGCAGAGCAACGTGTACGGGCTGGCGGCTCTGGAGGGCGGGGAGGGGCCCGGCGGGCTGCTGGCAGCGGTGCTGAAGGGGAAGGTGATTTACTTCCGGTACCACGACCTACGGCAGCGGCTGCGGCCCGTGGCCAGGGAACTGCAGTTCACCTACATCCCGG TTGATGCCAAGATGGTCTCCATCGACTCCTTCCCAAAGTTGCCCCCCCAGTGCAGCCTCGTCGTCGGCATCACCTTCATCAAG gactctGGGGACAAAGCCAGCCCCTTTCTCAACATTTACTGCAACTACGAGCCCAGCTCTGGGTACAACCTCAACTCTGTGGCGCATaa TTGCCTCAACCTGGAGCTCCAGTTCACCCTGTTCCAGCTCTGCTACACCGA GGTCTGCATCGGTGACAAACCCAAGACGGTTTTTCTGCTGAGCAGGAACAATCTCTCCGTCCGCCTCTACAAGGAG AATGAAGGCTCACGCCAGTTTGAGGAGCAGCCGGTCCAGCACCTCTTCCCAGAGCTCCAGGACCTGCCCAGCAA CGTCCTCTGGCTCGACGTCTGCAACATCCCCGGCGCCGGCCAGCACATCACCGCCTTCGGTTGCCAGAGCGGCTATGTCCGCGTTGCTCGGGTGGACCAGGCCAGTCGAG CAGTGCTCCAGAGCCGGAGTATCCAGCAGGACGGTCCC CTCTCCAAGGTCCTGGTGTTCCTGCTGCCGTCGGAGCTGGGAGCCGGCACAGCCCAGGACG GTGACGCCATCGCCACGCAGGGCTACAGCGTCCTCGTCACCAGCACCATCGAGCTCTCCGTGGTGTACAG GGACATCTTAACCAACGGACTGGGCAACCAGTTGATTTTACCGGCCAGTGACCAGTACGACAGCGTCCTCTGCGCACTGGTGACCGATGTTGACTTTGACGGCGCCTGCGAGATCTTCCTCGGCACTTATGAGCAG gagctcttCTGTTACAAATACACCAGCACCGCAGGGAATCCGCCTGGCGAATTCCGGCTCCTTTGGACGCGGCGCTTCCCCAGCCCGCTGCTTTCCATGCTCTACACCAACCTGACTGCCGATGGGCTCTGCGAGTTGGCCATCGTCTGTCTGAAGGGGCTCCACGTCCTGCAG CAGCACAGCCTGGAACCGATGGCCTGGCGCATCCTGGAGCGGCTTCAGGTGGAAGCGGAGCGCCGAGCCTGGTGCGGGGTGGTGGTCGAGTGA
- the SLC8A2 gene encoding sodium/calcium exchanger 2 isoform X2, whose translation MGHGRWPNHWVGTAEGDPRPVTKHLVFWGSDPWHASGTHCPSLVACQQLPTSVPAASMPVASPPRCGAIASGSCANCARAGEGPSVGRCWRRAVAGEAGIWLWAMLKSPPCVRRIRGDSSQQVGAGGMAVRWVVLLAVLLLAELCAPEPVAEANGTCQGSNRCQPGVLLPIWQPDNPSFGDKAARAIVYFVAMMYMFLGVSIIADRFMASIEVITSKEKEITITKANGETSIGTVRIWNETVSNLTLMALGSSAPEILLSVIEVCGHNFQAGELGPGTIVGSAAFNMFVVIAVCVYVIPSGESRKIKHLRVFFVTASWSIFAYIWLYLILAVISPGVVQVWEALLTLIFFPVCVVFAWAADKRLLFYKYVYKRYRADPLSGIIIGTEGELPKGIEMDGGFPVPERREAEGTGITASPALPTPTPEEKELDESRREVIQILKDLKQKHPEKELEQLVEMANYYALLHQQKSRAFYRIQATRMMIGAGNILKKHVAEFSKRSSTLLEVPSDAEEETCSHIFFEPCLYHCLENCGSVTLSVACQHSAEANHTFYVDYKTEDGSAKAGSDYEYSEGTLIFKPGETQKELKIGIIDDDIFEEDEHFFVRLLNLRVGDAEGMFETDSAEHPKGRLVAPLVATVTILDDDHAGIFTFQDRLLHVSECQGTVEVKVVRSSGARGTVLLPYRTVEGTARGGGIHYEDACGELEFKNDETAKMLQVKIVDDEEYEKKDNFFIELGQPRWLKRGISALLLTQDSDRKLSAEEEEAWRIAEMGKPVLGENCKLEVIIEESYDFKNTVDKLIKKTNLAMVIGTHSWREQFLEAITVSAGEEEEEEDGREERLPSCFDYVMHFLTVFWKVLFACVPPTEYCNGWACFSVSILLIGVLTALIGDLAAHFGCTVGLKDSVNAVVFVALGTSIPDTFASKVAALQDQCADASIGNVTGSNAVNVFLGLGVAWSVAAIYWAAQGRDFEVQTGTLAFSVTLFTIFAFVCISVLMYRRRPHIGGELGGPRTPKLLTAGLFLGLWLLYILFASLEAYCHIKGF comes from the exons ATGGGACATGGCCGGTGGCCAAACCACTGGGTGGGGACAGCAGAGGGGGACCCCAGACCCGTCACCAAACACCTTGTTTTTTGGGGATCAGACCCTTGGCACGCCTCCGGCACCCACTGCCCATCGTTGGTGGCATGCCAGCAGCTTCCAACCTCCGTGCCGGCAGCCTCCATGCCAGTCGCCTCCCCTCCTCGCTGCGGCGCGATCGCATCTGGTTCCTGCGCTAATTGtgccagagctggggaagggccGAGCGTGGGGAGGTGCTGGCGCAGAGCCGTTGCTGGAGAAGCCGGAATCTGGCTTTGGGCGATGCTGAAGAGCCCCCCCTGCGTCCGGAGAATCAGGGGTGACTCGTCCCAGCAG GTGGGAGCTGGTGGGATGGCGGTGCGGTGGGTGGTgctgctggccgtgctgctgCTGGCCGAGCTCTGTGCTCCTGAGCCAGTGGCTGAAGCCAACGGGACGTGCCAGGGCTCCAACCGCTGCCAGCCTGGCGTCCTGCTGCCCATCTGGCAACCCGACAACCCCTCCTTCGGCGACAAGGCGGCCCGCGCCATCGTCTACTTCGTAGCCATGATGTACATGTTCCTGGGCGTCTCCATCATCGCTGACCGCTTCATGGCCTCCATCGAGGTCATCACCTCCAAGGAGAAGGAGATCACCATCACCAAGGCCAACGGGGAGACCAGCATCGGCACCGTCCGCATCTGGAACGAGACGGTCTCCAACCTCACCCTGATGGCGCTGGGCTCCTCGGCCCCCGAGATCCTCCTCTCTGTCATCGAGGTCTGCGGCCACAACTTCCAAGCGGGTGAGTTGGGACCCGGCACCATTGTGGGCAGCGCGGCCTTCAACATGTTCGTGGTCATCGCTGTCTGCGTCTACGTCATCCCCAGCGGCGAGAGCCGCAAGATCAAGCACTTGAGGGTCTTCTTCGTCACAGCCTCCTGGAGCATCTTCGCCTACATCTGGCTCTACCTGATCCTGGCCGTCATCTCCCCTGGGGTGGTGCAGGTCTGGGAAGCCCTCCTCACCCTCATCTTCTTCCCCGTCTGCGTGGTCTTTGCCTGGGCTGCTGACAAGCGGCTCCTCTTCTACAAGTACGTCTACAAGCGCTACCGCGCTGACCCCCTCAGCGGCATCATCATTGGCACGGAGGGCGAGCTCCCCAAGGGCATCGAGATGGACGGCGGCTTCCCAGTCCCTGAGCGCCGTGAAGCTGAAGGCACTGGCATCACCGCATcacctgccctgcccacccccacgccagaggagaaggagctggatgagAGCCGCCGGGAAGTCATCCAGATCTTGAAGGACCTCAAGCAGAAGCACCCTGAGAAGGAGTTGGAGCAGCTGGTGGAGATGGCCAACTACTACGCCCTGCTCCACCAGCAGAAGAGCCGAGCTTTCTACCGCATCCAGGCCACCCGTATGATGATCGGTGCCGGCAACATCCTCAAGAAACATGTGGCCGAGTTCTCCAAGAGGTCCTCCACACTCCTGGAGGTGCCCTCAGACGCCGAAGAGGAGACCTGCAGCCATATCTTCTTTGAGCCGTGCCTGTACCACTGCCTGGAGAACTGCGGCTCAGTGACGCTCTCAGTGGCTTGCCAACACAGCGCCGAAGCCAACCACACCTTCTACGTGGACTACAAGACGGAGGATGGCTCGGCAAAGGCGGGCTCCGACTACGAGTACAGTGAGGGGACGCTGATCTTCAAGCCGGGGGAGACCCAGAAGGAGCTGAAGATCGGCATCATCGACGACGACATCTTCGAGGAGGACGAGCATTTCTTCGTCCGCCTCCTCAACCTCCGGGTGGGCGATGCCGAGGGGATGTTCGAGACTGATTCGGCTGAGCACCCCAAGGGTCGGTTGGTGGCTCCTTTGGTGGCCACCGTCACCATCTTGGACGACGACCACGCCGGCATCTTCACCTTCCAGGATCGGTTGCTGCACGTCAGCGAGTGCCAGGGGACGGTGGAGGTGAAGGTGGTCCGCAGCTCAGGCGCCCGTGGCACTGTCCTCCTGCCCTACCGCACGGTGGAGGGCACGGCCCGCGGCGGCGGCATCCATTACGAGGATGCCTGTGGGGAGCTGGAGTTCAAGAACGACGAGACCGC gaAGATGCTGCAGGTGAAGATCGTGGATGACGAAGAGTACGAGAAGAAGGACAACTTCTTCATCGAGCTGGGGCAGCCGCGCTGGCTCAAACGGGGCATCTCAG CCCTCCTGCTCACCCAAG ACAGTGACCGGAAGCTCTCCGCCGAGGAAGAGGAGGCTTGGCGCATCGCCGAGATGGGCAAACCTGTCCTGGGGGAAAACTGCAAGCTGGAGGTCATCATCGAGGAGTCCTATGACTTCAAG AACACGGTGGACAAGCTGATCAAGAAGACCAACCTGGCCATGGTGATTGGGACACACTCCTGGCGGGAGCAGTTCCTGGAAGCCATCACCGTCAGCGCAG gcgaggaggaggaggaggaggacgggcgGGAGGAGCGGCTGCCCTCCTGCTTTGACTACGTGATGCACTTCCTGACGGTCTTCTGGAAGGTTCTCTTCGCCTGCGTGCCCCCCACCGAGTACTGCAACGGCTGGGCCTGCTTCAGCGTCTCCATCCTCCTCATCGGCGTCCTCACCGCCCTCATCGGCGACCTGGCTGCCCACTTCGGCTGCACCGTCGGCCTCAAGGACTCCGTCAACGCCGTCGTCTTCGTGGCCCTCGGCACGTCCATCCCTG ACACCTTCGCCAGCAAGGTGGCCGCGCTGCAGGACCAGTGCGCAGACGCCTCCATTGGCAACGTGACGGGCTCCAACGCCGTCAACGTCTTCCTGGGGCTCGGCGTCGCCTGGTCGGTGGCCGCCATTTACTGGGCGGCGCAGGGCCGGGACTTTGAGGTGCAGACGGGCACCTTGGCCTTCTCCGTCACCCTCTTCACCATCTTCGCCTTCGTCTGCATCAGTGTCCTCATGTACCGCCGGCGGCCCCACATCGGGGGCGAGCTGGGGGGACCCCGCACCCCCAAACTCCTCACCGCCGGCCTCTTCCTCGGCCTCTGGCTCCTCTACATCCTCTTCGCCAGCCTGGAAGCCTACTGCCACATCAAGGGCTTCTGa
- the SLC8A2 gene encoding sodium/calcium exchanger 2 isoform X1 → MGHGRWPNHWVGTAEGDPRPVTKHLVFWGSDPWHASGTHCPSLVACQQLPTSVPAASMPVASPPRCGAIASGSCANCARAGEGPSVGRCWRRAVAGEAGIWLWAMLKSPPCVRRIRGDSSQQVGAGGMAVRWVVLLAVLLLAELCAPEPVAEANGTCQGSNRCQPGVLLPIWQPDNPSFGDKAARAIVYFVAMMYMFLGVSIIADRFMASIEVITSKEKEITITKANGETSIGTVRIWNETVSNLTLMALGSSAPEILLSVIEVCGHNFQAGELGPGTIVGSAAFNMFVVIAVCVYVIPSGESRKIKHLRVFFVTASWSIFAYIWLYLILAVISPGVVQVWEALLTLIFFPVCVVFAWAADKRLLFYKYVYKRYRADPLSGIIIGTEGELPKGIEMDGGFPVPERREAEGTGITASPALPTPTPEEKELDESRREVIQILKDLKQKHPEKELEQLVEMANYYALLHQQKSRAFYRIQATRMMIGAGNILKKHVAEFSKRSSTLLEVPSDAEEETCSHIFFEPCLYHCLENCGSVTLSVACQHSAEANHTFYVDYKTEDGSAKAGSDYEYSEGTLIFKPGETQKELKIGIIDDDIFEEDEHFFVRLLNLRVGDAEGMFETDSAEHPKGRLVAPLVATVTILDDDHAGIFTFQDRLLHVSECQGTVEVKVVRSSGARGTVLLPYRTVEGTARGGGIHYEDACGELEFKNDETAKMLQVKIVDDEEYEKKDNFFIELGQPRWLKRGISALLLTQADSDRKLSAEEEEAWRIAEMGKPVLGENCKLEVIIEESYDFKNTVDKLIKKTNLAMVIGTHSWREQFLEAITVSAGEEEEEEDGREERLPSCFDYVMHFLTVFWKVLFACVPPTEYCNGWACFSVSILLIGVLTALIGDLAAHFGCTVGLKDSVNAVVFVALGTSIPDTFASKVAALQDQCADASIGNVTGSNAVNVFLGLGVAWSVAAIYWAAQGRDFEVQTGTLAFSVTLFTIFAFVCISVLMYRRRPHIGGELGGPRTPKLLTAGLFLGLWLLYILFASLEAYCHIKGF, encoded by the exons ATGGGACATGGCCGGTGGCCAAACCACTGGGTGGGGACAGCAGAGGGGGACCCCAGACCCGTCACCAAACACCTTGTTTTTTGGGGATCAGACCCTTGGCACGCCTCCGGCACCCACTGCCCATCGTTGGTGGCATGCCAGCAGCTTCCAACCTCCGTGCCGGCAGCCTCCATGCCAGTCGCCTCCCCTCCTCGCTGCGGCGCGATCGCATCTGGTTCCTGCGCTAATTGtgccagagctggggaagggccGAGCGTGGGGAGGTGCTGGCGCAGAGCCGTTGCTGGAGAAGCCGGAATCTGGCTTTGGGCGATGCTGAAGAGCCCCCCCTGCGTCCGGAGAATCAGGGGTGACTCGTCCCAGCAG GTGGGAGCTGGTGGGATGGCGGTGCGGTGGGTGGTgctgctggccgtgctgctgCTGGCCGAGCTCTGTGCTCCTGAGCCAGTGGCTGAAGCCAACGGGACGTGCCAGGGCTCCAACCGCTGCCAGCCTGGCGTCCTGCTGCCCATCTGGCAACCCGACAACCCCTCCTTCGGCGACAAGGCGGCCCGCGCCATCGTCTACTTCGTAGCCATGATGTACATGTTCCTGGGCGTCTCCATCATCGCTGACCGCTTCATGGCCTCCATCGAGGTCATCACCTCCAAGGAGAAGGAGATCACCATCACCAAGGCCAACGGGGAGACCAGCATCGGCACCGTCCGCATCTGGAACGAGACGGTCTCCAACCTCACCCTGATGGCGCTGGGCTCCTCGGCCCCCGAGATCCTCCTCTCTGTCATCGAGGTCTGCGGCCACAACTTCCAAGCGGGTGAGTTGGGACCCGGCACCATTGTGGGCAGCGCGGCCTTCAACATGTTCGTGGTCATCGCTGTCTGCGTCTACGTCATCCCCAGCGGCGAGAGCCGCAAGATCAAGCACTTGAGGGTCTTCTTCGTCACAGCCTCCTGGAGCATCTTCGCCTACATCTGGCTCTACCTGATCCTGGCCGTCATCTCCCCTGGGGTGGTGCAGGTCTGGGAAGCCCTCCTCACCCTCATCTTCTTCCCCGTCTGCGTGGTCTTTGCCTGGGCTGCTGACAAGCGGCTCCTCTTCTACAAGTACGTCTACAAGCGCTACCGCGCTGACCCCCTCAGCGGCATCATCATTGGCACGGAGGGCGAGCTCCCCAAGGGCATCGAGATGGACGGCGGCTTCCCAGTCCCTGAGCGCCGTGAAGCTGAAGGCACTGGCATCACCGCATcacctgccctgcccacccccacgccagaggagaaggagctggatgagAGCCGCCGGGAAGTCATCCAGATCTTGAAGGACCTCAAGCAGAAGCACCCTGAGAAGGAGTTGGAGCAGCTGGTGGAGATGGCCAACTACTACGCCCTGCTCCACCAGCAGAAGAGCCGAGCTTTCTACCGCATCCAGGCCACCCGTATGATGATCGGTGCCGGCAACATCCTCAAGAAACATGTGGCCGAGTTCTCCAAGAGGTCCTCCACACTCCTGGAGGTGCCCTCAGACGCCGAAGAGGAGACCTGCAGCCATATCTTCTTTGAGCCGTGCCTGTACCACTGCCTGGAGAACTGCGGCTCAGTGACGCTCTCAGTGGCTTGCCAACACAGCGCCGAAGCCAACCACACCTTCTACGTGGACTACAAGACGGAGGATGGCTCGGCAAAGGCGGGCTCCGACTACGAGTACAGTGAGGGGACGCTGATCTTCAAGCCGGGGGAGACCCAGAAGGAGCTGAAGATCGGCATCATCGACGACGACATCTTCGAGGAGGACGAGCATTTCTTCGTCCGCCTCCTCAACCTCCGGGTGGGCGATGCCGAGGGGATGTTCGAGACTGATTCGGCTGAGCACCCCAAGGGTCGGTTGGTGGCTCCTTTGGTGGCCACCGTCACCATCTTGGACGACGACCACGCCGGCATCTTCACCTTCCAGGATCGGTTGCTGCACGTCAGCGAGTGCCAGGGGACGGTGGAGGTGAAGGTGGTCCGCAGCTCAGGCGCCCGTGGCACTGTCCTCCTGCCCTACCGCACGGTGGAGGGCACGGCCCGCGGCGGCGGCATCCATTACGAGGATGCCTGTGGGGAGCTGGAGTTCAAGAACGACGAGACCGC gaAGATGCTGCAGGTGAAGATCGTGGATGACGAAGAGTACGAGAAGAAGGACAACTTCTTCATCGAGCTGGGGCAGCCGCGCTGGCTCAAACGGGGCATCTCAG CCCTCCTGCTCACCCAAG CAGACAGTGACCGGAAGCTCTCCGCCGAGGAAGAGGAGGCTTGGCGCATCGCCGAGATGGGCAAACCTGTCCTGGGGGAAAACTGCAAGCTGGAGGTCATCATCGAGGAGTCCTATGACTTCAAG AACACGGTGGACAAGCTGATCAAGAAGACCAACCTGGCCATGGTGATTGGGACACACTCCTGGCGGGAGCAGTTCCTGGAAGCCATCACCGTCAGCGCAG gcgaggaggaggaggaggaggacgggcgGGAGGAGCGGCTGCCCTCCTGCTTTGACTACGTGATGCACTTCCTGACGGTCTTCTGGAAGGTTCTCTTCGCCTGCGTGCCCCCCACCGAGTACTGCAACGGCTGGGCCTGCTTCAGCGTCTCCATCCTCCTCATCGGCGTCCTCACCGCCCTCATCGGCGACCTGGCTGCCCACTTCGGCTGCACCGTCGGCCTCAAGGACTCCGTCAACGCCGTCGTCTTCGTGGCCCTCGGCACGTCCATCCCTG ACACCTTCGCCAGCAAGGTGGCCGCGCTGCAGGACCAGTGCGCAGACGCCTCCATTGGCAACGTGACGGGCTCCAACGCCGTCAACGTCTTCCTGGGGCTCGGCGTCGCCTGGTCGGTGGCCGCCATTTACTGGGCGGCGCAGGGCCGGGACTTTGAGGTGCAGACGGGCACCTTGGCCTTCTCCGTCACCCTCTTCACCATCTTCGCCTTCGTCTGCATCAGTGTCCTCATGTACCGCCGGCGGCCCCACATCGGGGGCGAGCTGGGGGGACCCCGCACCCCCAAACTCCTCACCGCCGGCCTCTTCCTCGGCCTCTGGCTCCTCTACATCCTCTTCGCCAGCCTGGAAGCCTACTGCCACATCAAGGGCTTCTGa
- the SLC8A2 gene encoding sodium/calcium exchanger 2 isoform X3: MAVRWVVLLAVLLLAELCAPEPVAEANGTCQGSNRCQPGVLLPIWQPDNPSFGDKAARAIVYFVAMMYMFLGVSIIADRFMASIEVITSKEKEITITKANGETSIGTVRIWNETVSNLTLMALGSSAPEILLSVIEVCGHNFQAGELGPGTIVGSAAFNMFVVIAVCVYVIPSGESRKIKHLRVFFVTASWSIFAYIWLYLILAVISPGVVQVWEALLTLIFFPVCVVFAWAADKRLLFYKYVYKRYRADPLSGIIIGTEGELPKGIEMDGGFPVPERREAEGTGITASPALPTPTPEEKELDESRREVIQILKDLKQKHPEKELEQLVEMANYYALLHQQKSRAFYRIQATRMMIGAGNILKKHVAEFSKRSSTLLEVPSDAEEETCSHIFFEPCLYHCLENCGSVTLSVACQHSAEANHTFYVDYKTEDGSAKAGSDYEYSEGTLIFKPGETQKELKIGIIDDDIFEEDEHFFVRLLNLRVGDAEGMFETDSAEHPKGRLVAPLVATVTILDDDHAGIFTFQDRLLHVSECQGTVEVKVVRSSGARGTVLLPYRTVEGTARGGGIHYEDACGELEFKNDETAKMLQVKIVDDEEYEKKDNFFIELGQPRWLKRGISALLLTQADSDRKLSAEEEEAWRIAEMGKPVLGENCKLEVIIEESYDFKNTVDKLIKKTNLAMVIGTHSWREQFLEAITVSAGEEEEEEDGREERLPSCFDYVMHFLTVFWKVLFACVPPTEYCNGWACFSVSILLIGVLTALIGDLAAHFGCTVGLKDSVNAVVFVALGTSIPDTFASKVAALQDQCADASIGNVTGSNAVNVFLGLGVAWSVAAIYWAAQGRDFEVQTGTLAFSVTLFTIFAFVCISVLMYRRRPHIGGELGGPRTPKLLTAGLFLGLWLLYILFASLEAYCHIKGF, translated from the exons ATGGCGGTGCGGTGGGTGGTgctgctggccgtgctgctgCTGGCCGAGCTCTGTGCTCCTGAGCCAGTGGCTGAAGCCAACGGGACGTGCCAGGGCTCCAACCGCTGCCAGCCTGGCGTCCTGCTGCCCATCTGGCAACCCGACAACCCCTCCTTCGGCGACAAGGCGGCCCGCGCCATCGTCTACTTCGTAGCCATGATGTACATGTTCCTGGGCGTCTCCATCATCGCTGACCGCTTCATGGCCTCCATCGAGGTCATCACCTCCAAGGAGAAGGAGATCACCATCACCAAGGCCAACGGGGAGACCAGCATCGGCACCGTCCGCATCTGGAACGAGACGGTCTCCAACCTCACCCTGATGGCGCTGGGCTCCTCGGCCCCCGAGATCCTCCTCTCTGTCATCGAGGTCTGCGGCCACAACTTCCAAGCGGGTGAGTTGGGACCCGGCACCATTGTGGGCAGCGCGGCCTTCAACATGTTCGTGGTCATCGCTGTCTGCGTCTACGTCATCCCCAGCGGCGAGAGCCGCAAGATCAAGCACTTGAGGGTCTTCTTCGTCACAGCCTCCTGGAGCATCTTCGCCTACATCTGGCTCTACCTGATCCTGGCCGTCATCTCCCCTGGGGTGGTGCAGGTCTGGGAAGCCCTCCTCACCCTCATCTTCTTCCCCGTCTGCGTGGTCTTTGCCTGGGCTGCTGACAAGCGGCTCCTCTTCTACAAGTACGTCTACAAGCGCTACCGCGCTGACCCCCTCAGCGGCATCATCATTGGCACGGAGGGCGAGCTCCCCAAGGGCATCGAGATGGACGGCGGCTTCCCAGTCCCTGAGCGCCGTGAAGCTGAAGGCACTGGCATCACCGCATcacctgccctgcccacccccacgccagaggagaaggagctggatgagAGCCGCCGGGAAGTCATCCAGATCTTGAAGGACCTCAAGCAGAAGCACCCTGAGAAGGAGTTGGAGCAGCTGGTGGAGATGGCCAACTACTACGCCCTGCTCCACCAGCAGAAGAGCCGAGCTTTCTACCGCATCCAGGCCACCCGTATGATGATCGGTGCCGGCAACATCCTCAAGAAACATGTGGCCGAGTTCTCCAAGAGGTCCTCCACACTCCTGGAGGTGCCCTCAGACGCCGAAGAGGAGACCTGCAGCCATATCTTCTTTGAGCCGTGCCTGTACCACTGCCTGGAGAACTGCGGCTCAGTGACGCTCTCAGTGGCTTGCCAACACAGCGCCGAAGCCAACCACACCTTCTACGTGGACTACAAGACGGAGGATGGCTCGGCAAAGGCGGGCTCCGACTACGAGTACAGTGAGGGGACGCTGATCTTCAAGCCGGGGGAGACCCAGAAGGAGCTGAAGATCGGCATCATCGACGACGACATCTTCGAGGAGGACGAGCATTTCTTCGTCCGCCTCCTCAACCTCCGGGTGGGCGATGCCGAGGGGATGTTCGAGACTGATTCGGCTGAGCACCCCAAGGGTCGGTTGGTGGCTCCTTTGGTGGCCACCGTCACCATCTTGGACGACGACCACGCCGGCATCTTCACCTTCCAGGATCGGTTGCTGCACGTCAGCGAGTGCCAGGGGACGGTGGAGGTGAAGGTGGTCCGCAGCTCAGGCGCCCGTGGCACTGTCCTCCTGCCCTACCGCACGGTGGAGGGCACGGCCCGCGGCGGCGGCATCCATTACGAGGATGCCTGTGGGGAGCTGGAGTTCAAGAACGACGAGACCGC gaAGATGCTGCAGGTGAAGATCGTGGATGACGAAGAGTACGAGAAGAAGGACAACTTCTTCATCGAGCTGGGGCAGCCGCGCTGGCTCAAACGGGGCATCTCAG CCCTCCTGCTCACCCAAG CAGACAGTGACCGGAAGCTCTCCGCCGAGGAAGAGGAGGCTTGGCGCATCGCCGAGATGGGCAAACCTGTCCTGGGGGAAAACTGCAAGCTGGAGGTCATCATCGAGGAGTCCTATGACTTCAAG AACACGGTGGACAAGCTGATCAAGAAGACCAACCTGGCCATGGTGATTGGGACACACTCCTGGCGGGAGCAGTTCCTGGAAGCCATCACCGTCAGCGCAG gcgaggaggaggaggaggaggacgggcgGGAGGAGCGGCTGCCCTCCTGCTTTGACTACGTGATGCACTTCCTGACGGTCTTCTGGAAGGTTCTCTTCGCCTGCGTGCCCCCCACCGAGTACTGCAACGGCTGGGCCTGCTTCAGCGTCTCCATCCTCCTCATCGGCGTCCTCACCGCCCTCATCGGCGACCTGGCTGCCCACTTCGGCTGCACCGTCGGCCTCAAGGACTCCGTCAACGCCGTCGTCTTCGTGGCCCTCGGCACGTCCATCCCTG ACACCTTCGCCAGCAAGGTGGCCGCGCTGCAGGACCAGTGCGCAGACGCCTCCATTGGCAACGTGACGGGCTCCAACGCCGTCAACGTCTTCCTGGGGCTCGGCGTCGCCTGGTCGGTGGCCGCCATTTACTGGGCGGCGCAGGGCCGGGACTTTGAGGTGCAGACGGGCACCTTGGCCTTCTCCGTCACCCTCTTCACCATCTTCGCCTTCGTCTGCATCAGTGTCCTCATGTACCGCCGGCGGCCCCACATCGGGGGCGAGCTGGGGGGACCCCGCACCCCCAAACTCCTCACCGCCGGCCTCTTCCTCGGCCTCTGGCTCCTCTACATCCTCTTCGCCAGCCTGGAAGCCTACTGCCACATCAAGGGCTTCTGa